In Larimichthys crocea isolate SSNF chromosome VII, L_crocea_2.0, whole genome shotgun sequence, the genomic stretch AATATactattttaaaattttatgtattcatatttttaataaaactcgAATTTTAAGTGTATTTGACTAATAATATTAAGTTTTGACTATTGTACTTTTAAGTagactattttttttctattgtgaTTACTCAAACCATTTAAGTGTATGacttaaaaatgttaaattctgACTGTTGTACATTTAAGGTGACTATACTTGAACAAATTATTTTCTCTACTGTCAATAACTTAAACCATTTGAGGCAATCACTTGATGCAAATGGTTTAAGTACAATCAACTTATCCAGGTTTACAGTGTTGACTACAGACTAGATTTGTCTAGAGACAGCTACTGAGGGACACTAGCAGATTGTGGCAATGACGACACTGTGGTGAGCTTAATTAGCTGTTACTCTGTTTGTATACTCATCACTCCTATAAAGGTGTTATGCAGAGCCCTGGCTCACAACACTGCTACGACCTCCAGCCACTCCATCTGTTTTATGTGCCACAGCACCAGGCCACTGCCACTGCAGTGAAGGGTTTGGTCTTTTTATGATAAGAATCTCAATTTGTATTtgacagacacattttattattagaacAGTTGGCAGTACATCAGCAAGttgtgtttacttaaaaaaatgtctaataACAACTCTTTGGTTGGTGGTAAGGTCATTTTGCTGCATTATAGGGAGATAGTCATTGTtgttcaggttttatttgtgatgtttCTTTGCATCAACTCTTTGCTCATCATAACTTTTTTCAGAAAGGAGTGCTTCTACACAACTGGACGCTACATCTTATTTGCTGTTACACTTCTGTCTGATAGTTTCATGTTAGTCATGTCTGATATCCTCCTCATCTTGACCCAGTTTGGATTTGCCATGCAAGTTTGGATGTGTGTCATTATCTCTGTTGTGGTACTTCTGTATAATATAGTTACACCAGTTACTCTGACTGCAATGACCCTGGAGCGATATGTGGCCATCTGCATGCCCCTGCGTCATTCACAGCTGTGCTCCACACGCAGCACTATGCATTGCATCCTCATCATTCACAGCCTCAGCTCTGTGCCCTGCATTGTTGTTCTCTCCACCTTCTTTGCATCAGCCTCTTTTAGTTTGTACAAACAATACAGGTTATGTGCTATCAATATGTTCATGTTGTATAGATGGCAGGATCATGTTATCTCAGCCGTACAAGAGTTTTACTTCTTGATTATGgttatcatcattttattttcttatgttaaaatcatgaaagtggccaaagctgcatcaggagaggataaaaagtcgTCATGGAAAGGGCTCAGAAcagtaattcttcatggtttccagctgctgctctgtctcataCAGCTGTGGACTCCATTCATAGAAAGCACTCTGCTTcgatttgatttaattttattcttCATGTCAGGTTGCTAACTTCATATTATTTGGTCTTACTCCTAAATGTCTGAGTCCTCATCTTATGGCCtcagagatgaaacattttctcaagcactgaaaaatgtctttggcttgtaaagaaatatttgacaaatgattatttgattGATGTAGATTACTGACATGTCGGCACTTCATTTTGACACGAGTATTTAAagaatgtttcattatttatctATGTTATTATTAGATCTTGGCTGTTGACTGTATTGTCATTCAGTTACAATTGAACactactgttgttttgtttgcataaTTCATCATCCTCCAGTTTAGTTTTATGCCGTGTTGATTTGTTGTTATGTAATTTTGGTTTTAGATCTTCCAAGCATCCAAGCCTAGATACAGATATGACAAACTATGTACAATAAACAACTGCTGTGCCGCATTTGCTTTCGGTGCTGTTTATATGTAAGTTGTAAAGTTTTATCAGCATTTTAAATACTTCAACAAACAATGaccaaatatacagtatgctttgaggaaagaaatgtatacagagagaaaaaagaagtacAGAAGACAAAGTAGCAATGTACACTACATTTACAACACCAGCACTACAGTGAATGACACCATCATCACCCCCTTGGAGCTCCTGAGACAGTAAAGATCATGAATGGAGTACTTATTGCAAGTTAACACTTCTCTGAGTTTGCTCAAAGAGACAGTAGTTAAATACCCAAGACGACAGGATGATGATTATATAGTACAGTTTAAATTACTTTTGGCCTACAACCTCGATTTTGATTGCCACTGAGAGAGGGACACTAGCCAGAAAGTGTAATGATGACACTGAGTTTTACTTAGGCTgttgcttgtgttttgtgttttagctgctgctattttttttcttctttgtcagaaaatgaatgaagatgaaAGACATGAAtactttatattataataaaatacatgaatatataaatatacgggggagaacatgcaaactccacataaAAAGGCCCCTGCCGGGGTTCAAAAAAGGAACGTCTGGCTGTGAGCGACATTGCTAACTCATGCACCCCGTGCAGCATTGTacagatataatataatatatatataatattatatatatatatatataatatatatatatatatatctaatatatatatatatatatatattatggcatgccgttcaggaaattaaacctttgaatatattgaatgaaactttgaatatatggagtaaaccttgaatatatatatatatatatatcttactTTTCAAGCTCCATGTCTTACATCTATGTCTGTATACCTCAAGACATCAAGAGcaaagtgtaaagtgtaaactcactgtgtgcacatacacctggccaataaaagtgtgtgtatgtgcatatgtgtatatatctgtgtgtgttttagggatTTGTGGGATTATATTTGAATTTCTATCTGTCTTTACAATGAACCATCCCAATTTCCATACTTGGCGTAATGAAGTTTACCTTGACCATGAATTACAGACTACATTTGTCTAGAGACAGCTACTGAAGGACACTAGTAGATTGTGGCAATGACGACACTGTGGTGAGTTTAATTAGCTGTTACTCTGTTTGTATACTCATCACTCCTATAAAGGTGTTATGCAGAGCCCTGGCTCAGAACACGGCTAAGACCTCCAGCCACTCCATCTGTCTTATGTGCCACAGCACCAGGCCACTGCCACTGCAGTGAAGGGTTTGGTCTTTTTATGATACAAATCTcaatttttatttgacagacacatttaattattaGAACAGTTGCAGTACATCAGCAAGttgtgtttacttaaaaaaataatggctAATAACAACTCTTTGGTTGGTGGTAAGGTCATTCTGCTGCATTATAGGGAGATAGCCATTTTTGTTCAGGTTTTAGTTGTGATGTTTCTTTGTATCAACTCTTTGCTCATCACAACTTTTTTCAGAAAGGAGTGCTTCTACACAACTGGACGCTACATCTTATTTGCTGTTACACTTCTGTCTGATAGTTTCATGTTAGTCATGTCTGATATCCTCCTCATCTTGGCCCAGTTTGGATTTCCCATGCAAGTTTGGATATGTATGATTATCTCTGTTGTGGTACTTCTGTATAATATAGTTACACCAGTTACTCTGACAGCAATGACCCTGGAGCGATATGTGGCCATCTGCATGCCACTGCGTCATGCAGAGCTGTGCTCCACACGCAGCACTATGCattgcatcatcatcattcacgGCTTCAGCTCTGTGCCCTGCATTGTTGTTCTCTCCACCTTCTTTGCATCAGCTTCTTTTAGTTTGTACAAACAATATAAGATATGTGCTATCAagatttttatgttgtataGATGGCAGGATCATGTTATCTCAGCCGTACAAGAGTTTTACTTCTTGATTATGgttatcatcattttattttcttatgttaaaatcatgaaagtggccaaagctgcatcaggagaggataaaaagtcgTCATGGAAAGGGCTCAGAAcagtaattcttcatggtttccagctgctgctctgtctcataCAGCTGTGGACTCCATTCATAGAAAGCACTCTGcttcagtttgatttaatgttattttttcatgtCAGGTTGTCTAACTTCATATTATTTGGTCTTACTCCTAAATGTCTGAGTCCTCTCATTTACGGCCtcagagatgaaacattttctcaagcACTGAAAAACGTCTTTGGCTTGtatgaaagaaatatttgacaatattgattatttgattgatGTAGATTACTGAACATGTCTGCACTTCATTTTGACATGAGTATTTaaagaatgtttcatttttatctatGTTANNNNNNNNNNTACTATTATAAGCTTGCTGTGACTGTATTGTCATTCAAGTTACAATGGaacacactgttgtttttgtgcataatTCACCATCCGCCCATTTTAAGTTTTATGCAGTGTTTGATTATGTTGattgtgtcatttgttttaaGATCTTCCAGCATCCAAGCCGAGATAAGATATGACAAACTATGTACAATAAAACAACTGCTATGCCTCATTTGTTTTCGGGTGCTGTTTATATGGTGAGTTGTAAAGTTTTATCATCAATTTTAGATACTTAACAACAATGAACTCAAATAACAGTAAGGCTTTGAGGAAAGAAATGtatacagaagaaaaaagaagtacaGAAGACAAAGTGCAATGTACACTACACTTACACACCAGCACTACAGTGAATGCCACCATCGAGTCACCCCCTTGAGCTCCTGAGACAGTAGACAGGAATGAGTTGCTTATTGCAAGTAACACTTCTCTGAGTCTGCTCAAAAGAGAACAGTAGTTAAGTACTCCAAGACAGAACAGGATGATGATTATAGATAGTACAGTTTGAAATTGCTTTGGCCTCAACCTCGATTTGGATTGCCACTTGAGGGAAGGACACTAGCAGACAGTGGTCAATGATACACTGAGTTTACTTAGCTGTTGCTTTGTTGTAGTCTAGCTGCttgctatttttttttgctctttgcagaaaatgaatgagatgAAAGACATGATACGTTATATGTATAATAAAcataacatgaaataaaataatacggggagaacatgcaaacgtCCACATAGAAAGGCCCCTGCCCGGGTTTCAAAAAAGGGAACTGTCtggctgtgaggcgacagtggCGAACCTCTGCACCACCGTGCAAGTATTTtatagatatgatatatatagatatcttACTTGGCAAGCTCCATGTCTTACTTCTTATGTCCTGTAGGTACATCAAGACATCAAGAGCAAGTGTAAAGTGTAAACTCACTGTGTGGCACATAACCCTGGCAAATAAAGTGAGTGTATATTGCATATGTGTATGTTATCGGTGTGGGTTTTTAGGGATTTGTGGGATTATATTTGAATTTCTATCTGTCCTTTACAAGGAACCACCCCAATTTCCATGCTGGGCGTAATGAAGTTTACCTTGACCATGAATTACAGACTAATTTGTCTCGAGACAGCTACGAGGGGAGAGACACTAGAGCAGATCTGGTTGGGGGGAATGACGACATGTGGTGAGTTTAATGAGTCTGTTGACACGCTGTCTTTTGATACCTCAGTCACTCCTATAAGGTATTTATGCAGAGACCGATGGCGTAAACACTGCTAAAGACCCTCCAGCCACTCACATCTGTCTCTATGTGCCACATGCTACAGGACCTACTCAGTGAAGGCTTTGGGTCTTTTTTATAGTAGAACTCTCATTTAGTATTttgaaagacacattttatattttagaacaGTTGGCAGTACATCATGCAAGTTTTGTTGTACTTAAAAAAATTGTCGAATAAACAACTCTTGGTTGTTGGTGAAGGTCATTCTTGCGCATTATAGGGAGATAAACCATTGTTGTTGCTAAGTTTGTAAATTGGTGATATTTTTTTGCAGCAACTCGTTTGCTTCACTAACTTTTTTCAGAAAGGAGTGCTTCTACACAATCTACAGCGACTCAATACGTGTATTATGCTGTTTTACACTTTCTGTCGTGATATTTCATGTTAGTTCATGTCTGAtatccctccctccatcttgtGACCACGTGTTCTGGATTTGCCATGCAGGTTTGGTGTAGTGTTCATTATGCTCTTGTTGTGGTATCGGTTATAATATAGTTTCAAACAACAGTTTACGCTGACGTGCAATGAGCCCTGGTGAGCGATATGTGGGCCCCTCATGCACTCGCCTGCGTCATGCTCAAGCTGTGTCCACACGCAGCACTATGCATTGCAGATCTTCATCATTCAACGGCCTCAGCTCGTGCCCTGCTTGTTTTCCCCTCCACATCTTTGCATCAGCTCTTTTAGTTGTACAACACCCATGACGTTATGTTCTCAAGATTGTTATGTTTGTATGATGGCAAGATCATGTTATCATCAGCCGTATACAGAGGTTTACTTCTTGATTATCGgttatcatcattttttttctgagttaAAATCATGAATATGGCCAAAGCGTGcatcaggagaggataaaaagtcgTCATGGAAATGGCTAGAACAGTAATCTTCATGGGTTTCCAGCTGCTTGTGCTCGGTCTCAATACAGTTGTGCGACTCCATCATGAAAGCACGTCTGCgatcatgtatttattgtatttgcTGTCAGGGGGTTGTCTAACCTTCATAGTATGGGTCGTACTCCGAAATGTCTGACGTCTCTATTTATGGGCCTCAGAgagaatgaaacattttctccaagCACTGAAAAATGTCTTTGGCTTGTAGTAAAAGAAAGTTTGACAAATTGATTATTTGCATGTGATGTAGATTACTGACTGTCCTGCCTCTCATTTGTGACATGAGTATTTAAAGAAATTTTCATTTTACTATGTTATTATTAGAATTGGCTGTGACGGTTAATTGTCATTCAGTTACATTGAACactactgttgtttttgtttgcataatTCATCATCCTCCATAGTTTAAATTTTATGGCAGTGTGATGAGGTTGATGTATTCATTTTTGGTTTTAGATCTTCCAACATCCAGCCTAGAATACAGATATGACAAACTATGTACAATAAACAACTGCTAGTGCCGCATTTGTTTTTCGGTGCTGTTTAATATGTAGGTTGTAAAGTTTTATCAGCAGTGTAAATACTCACAAAACAAGActcaaaatatacagtatgctttgagaaagaaatgtatacaaggagaaaaaaagaagtagagAAGACAAAGTACAATGCACTTACACTTACTCACCAGCAACTACAGTGAATGACACCATCATCACCCCCCTGAGCTCCTGAGACAGAATATCATGAATGGAGTTACTTAGTTTGCAAGTCAACACTTATCTCTGAGTCGTGATCAAAGAACAGTAGTTAAAATActccaaagacagacaggatgaatgattataaagtacatttaaattACTTTTGGCCTATCAACTCGATTTGATTGCCACTGAGAGGGACACTAAGCAGACAAGTGTAATGATTGACACTGAGTGTTATCTTAGCTGTTGCTTGTTGTTTGGTTTAGCTGCTGctattgtttttgctctttggtcagaaaataatgaagatgaaaaagacATGAATActttatattatagatataaACAATAACATGAGAAATATAATATACGGGGGAGACAATGCAAATCCACGAGAAAGGTCCCCTGCCGGGGTTCAAAAGAGGAACTTCTGGCGTTGAAGGCCGACAGTGGCTTAACCTATGCTCCGCACCATACGTGCAGTATTTAGGATGTATATTGTATATCGTATACTTTCAGCTCATGTTACTACATCTATGTCTGTATGTAACATCAAGACATCAAGAGCAATGTAAAAGTGTAAActcactgggaaaaaaaaaaaaaattttttttttttttcccagtgagTTTACACTTTTACATTGCTCTTGATGTCTTGATGTTACATACAGACATAGATGTAGTAACATGAGCTGAAAGTATACGATATACAATATACATCCTAAATACTGCACGGTTGTGCATAAGGTTTACACTGTGGCCTCCACAGCCAGACAGTCCCTTTTGAACCCCGGCAGGGCCTTTCTGTGGAGTTTGCGTTTCTCCCCCGTAATtctattttcatgtttgtttatttaaatataaagtattCATGTCGTTTcatctcattcattttctgacaaAGAGCAAAACAATGCAGCAGCTAGAATaccaaacaaaagcaacagcTAAGTACAACTCAGTGTATCATTACACTGTCTGCTAGTGTCCCTCCCTCAGTGGCAATCAAATGGGTTGTAGGCCAAAAGCAATTTAAACTGTACTCTTATATatcatcctgtctgtctttgggaGTATTTAACTACTGTTCTTTTGACAGACTACAGAAAGTGTTGACTTGCATAAGAACTCCATTCATGATCTTTACTGTCCGGAGCTCAAGGGGGTGATGATGGTGTCATTCATGTGTTGCTATTGTGTAAGTGTAGTGATACATGTACTTTGTCTTctctacttctttttttctcctgctatacatttctttctccaaagcatactgtatatttgagtCATGTTGTGTGAAGTATTTAAATGCTGATAAAACTTTACAACCTTACATATAACAGCACCGAAAAACAAAGAGGCATAGCAGTTGTTTATTGTACATAGTTTGTCCATATCTGTATCTAGGCTTGGATGCTTGGAAGATCTGCAAAACCAAAATATATACATCAACT encodes the following:
- the LOC113746169 gene encoding odorant receptor 131-2, which translates into the protein MANNNSLVGGKVILLHYREIAIFVQVLVVMFLCINSLLITTFFRKECFYTTGRYILFAVTLLSDSFMLVMSDILLILAQFGFPMQVWICMIISVVVLLYNIVTPVTLTAMTLERYVAICMPLRHAELCSTRSTMHCIIIIHGFSSVPCIVVLSTFFASASFSLYKQYKICAIKIFMLYRWQDHVISAVQEFYFLIMVIIILFSYVKIMKVAKAASGEDKKSSWKGLRTVILHGFQLLLCLIQLWTPFIESTLLQFDLMLFFHVRLSNFILFGLTPKCLSPLIYGLRDETFSQALKNVFGLYERNI